The nucleotide window CTCGGTTCATGAGACGCCTGATGCGGATTCTCTCAGGGCCGCACTCCCGGCCCTTCCCTCATCATGAAGGTTTTCTATCCTCTCCCTGAAGCCTTGCCTCTGTGCCTCTGTGGTGCATTCCTATGAAACCTGAAGGTGAGCCATCCGCTCTTCCTAAGGGCTATCGCTTCGCCGGAACTGCCTGCGGATTGAAGGCAAGGGGACTTGACCTCGGGGTCATCGTCTCGGATGTGCCGGCCCGGGCAGCCGGTGTCTTCACCCGCAATGAAGTCCAAGCCGCGCCAGTGCTCCTCTGCCGGGATCATCTCTTGCGCAGCAGCGCCCCCAACGGTCGGGGCGGCGTGCGAGCGATTCTCGTCAACTCCGGCAACGCCAACTGTTGCACCGGGCCCGCCGGCCTCGAGGGTGCCCGCGAGTCTGCCCGGCGCCTGGCCCGACTCCTCGGAGCACATCCGCATCAAATCTTGGTCGCTTCCACCGGCGTGATTGGAGTGCCTCTGCCATTCTCGAAGATTTGGAATCATCTGGAGGACTTAACCAGCGGGCTTTCGAACAGCGAAGTAGGAATTAAGAATTTCTCGCGAGCGATTTTGACCACCGACCGCTTTCCCAAAGTTGCCGGCACAGCCTTCCGGGTAGGGGGACAAACCTGTCGCATCCTCGG belongs to Candidatus Acidiferrales bacterium and includes:
- a CDS encoding bifunctional ornithine acetyltransferase/N-acetylglutamate synthase → MKPEGEPSALPKGYRFAGTACGLKARGLDLGVIVSDVPARAAGVFTRNEVQAAPVLLCRDHLLRSSAPNGRGGVRAILVNSGNANCCTGPAGLEGARESARRLARLLGAHPHQILVASTGVIGVPLPFSKIWNHLEDLTSGLSNSEVGIKNFSRAILTTDRFPKVAGTAFRVGGQTCRILGFAKGAGMIHPQMATMLAFFLTDAAVSANGLRQALRQACDASFHRIAVDGDTSTNDSVFLLANGAACPVPHGTGAC